A part of Amycolatopsis lurida genomic DNA contains:
- a CDS encoding polysaccharide deacetylase family protein, producing MLYAGIGWTASGFEIAVLDGNGHGDRPAVRFAADRSKEIASYLNGLGRSVTAVVDSTNGMLDGGFMAAGLDMYRADPAILPPRPGFGSVPAVELARAAWRDPGSLVRLKIESGSLTGRLDEHHAAMASSDEALAAMTAAGRSLEHGDRTRGQIALTFDDGPHPPYTGRILDILESYGVRATFFCVGLNAGARGEDLRRMAEQGHGVGNHTWSHPYLPDLSATELADQLNRTGDVIADAFGAVPAFFRPPYGSRTPAVLRSLTDLGARLALWDVDTEDWAMPGPEVIARTVLRQTIPGSIVLMHDGGGDRSQTVTALPSVIEGLLARGLEFVRVEDLVTPNFATGER from the coding sequence ATGCTGTACGCCGGAATCGGCTGGACCGCCTCGGGTTTCGAGATCGCGGTCCTCGACGGGAACGGGCACGGTGACCGGCCGGCCGTGCGGTTCGCCGCGGACCGGAGCAAGGAGATCGCGTCCTATCTGAACGGCCTCGGCCGCTCGGTGACCGCGGTCGTCGACAGCACCAACGGCATGCTCGACGGCGGTTTCATGGCCGCCGGCCTGGACATGTACCGCGCCGACCCGGCCATCCTGCCGCCGAGGCCGGGTTTCGGCTCGGTGCCCGCCGTCGAGCTGGCGCGCGCGGCGTGGCGAGATCCCGGCTCGTTGGTGCGCTTGAAGATCGAGTCGGGTTCGCTCACCGGGCGGCTGGACGAACATCACGCGGCGATGGCCTCCAGCGACGAAGCGCTGGCCGCGATGACCGCGGCCGGGCGCTCACTGGAGCACGGCGACCGGACCCGCGGGCAGATCGCGCTCACGTTCGACGACGGCCCGCATCCTCCGTACACCGGGCGGATCCTCGACATTCTCGAGTCCTACGGGGTCCGCGCCACCTTCTTCTGTGTCGGGCTGAACGCGGGCGCGCGCGGCGAAGATCTGCGGCGGATGGCGGAACAGGGCCATGGCGTCGGCAATCACACGTGGTCCCATCCCTATCTTCCGGATCTCTCGGCGACGGAGCTGGCCGACCAGCTCAACCGGACCGGCGACGTGATCGCGGACGCTTTCGGCGCCGTGCCCGCGTTCTTCCGCCCGCCCTACGGATCACGGACCCCCGCGGTGCTCCGCTCGCTGACGGACCTCGGCGCGCGGCTCGCGCTGTGGGACGTCGACACCGAGGACTGGGCGATGCCCGGCCCGGAGGTGATCGCGCGAACCGTGCTGCGGCAAACGATTCCCGGCTCGATCGTGCTGATGCACGACGGTGGCGGCGACCGTTCCCAGACCGTCACCGCCTTGCCGTCGGTGATCGAAGGACTACTGGCCCGCGGACTCGAGTTCGTCCGCGTCGAAGACCTGGTGACCCCGAACTTCGCGACAGGAGAGAGATGA